The DNA window AAGATTTGAACTTTGCAAGTATTTCTGACTACATTCGATATCTTAAATTCTCAGATAGAGACGGCAAAGAACTTCAGCAATTACTAAATCAGGTTACAATAAATGAAACTTTCTTTTTTAGAGATTATCCTCAACTGGAAGCTTTTGTTGAATGTTTAAAAGATGTAGTAAATAAAAAAATGGAAACCAATCACTACTCACTAAACATTTGGAGTGCCGGTTGTTCGACAGGAGAGGAACCTTATACCTTATCTATAATCCTCCATGAAATTCTTGATGATATTGATAAATGGAAAGTTAAAATCATAGCCAGTGACATAGATGAAGAGGCCTTACATAAAGCCGAAAGCGGTATATATGATTACAGAAGTTTAAAAGAGACACCGGAGGAATATATCAATACATATTTTTCCTTTGAGCCCTCTATAAACAAATATTCAGTTCAAAAAAATATACGTTCAAAAATAAACTTTGAACATTTGAATTTAAATGATAAACATAGTATGAGAAGTAAAAATAATTTTGACATTATCTTTTGTAGAAACGTATTAATTTATTTCGATGATGAATCCAGAAAAAGAGCCGTAGAATATTTTTATTCAGCTTTAAACAAAAACGGTTACATTTTTCTTGGCTCAAGTGAATCTATGGGCCGTATCACTTCCGCCTTTAAGTTATTACGGATAAACAATAAATATCTTGTATATTCAAAGGAATAACAATGAAAAAGATTCTTGTTGTAGACGATTCTCCAGTTGTAAGAAATTATCATATGCTTATTTTAAAGAAATATGGTTACGAAGTCAATGGAGCTGAAGATGGAGTTGAAGCTTTAGAAAAATCTTTAAAAGAAAATTTTGATCTAATTCTTTGTGATATTAATATGGCAAACATGGATGGTTTAACCTTTATACGAAAGTATCGAGAACAGGAAAAAGAAACTCCGATTATTATCATTTCAACCCAGGAAGAAGAACACCAAAAGACTCAGAGTTTTGATGCGGGTGCGAATTATTATATTGTAAAACCGGTTATTCCGGAAAAGTTAGCGGAGCACATTAAGCTCCTTATAGGTTAATTATGAAACTTACGATTAAACTTCCTTCAAGTTGCACAATTCGAAATGTGGAAGAGGTAAGGGAGAAAGTGTTTGATAAATTTAAAGGCC is part of the Leptospiraceae bacterium genome and encodes:
- a CDS encoding response regulator; its protein translation is MKKILVVDDSPVVRNYHMLILKKYGYEVNGAEDGVEALEKSLKENFDLILCDINMANMDGLTFIRKYREQEKETPIIIISTQEEEHQKTQSFDAGANYYIVKPVIPEKLAEHIKLLIG
- a CDS encoding protein-glutamate O-methyltransferase CheR is translated as MSIDEFEILSSFIYRKSGIKLENNKAYFMNNRVQKRLKDLNFASISDYIRYLKFSDRDGKELQQLLNQVTINETFFFRDYPQLEAFVECLKDVVNKKMETNHYSLNIWSAGCSTGEEPYTLSIILHEILDDIDKWKVKIIASDIDEEALHKAESGIYDYRSLKETPEEYINTYFSFEPSINKYSVQKNIRSKINFEHLNLNDKHSMRSKNNFDIIFCRNVLIYFDDESRKRAVEYFYSALNKNGYIFLGSSESMGRITSAFKLLRINNKYLVYSKE